TAGACGTCCCAGCATTACTTCACTGTCTACAAGGTTTTTGGTACAGCCAAGGCTTACTAAATGTAATTTTTTACTCATAAAAATCCAATAGAAAATAGTTAAAATTTTTTAGCATTATAGCGTAAATGAAAAAAGGTGTGAAATTAAAATATTTGGGAGATAAAAAGAAATGATAGAGCCAGGCAAAGCCCGGACTCTAGATAGAAACGAAAAGTGTTTCTTAGAAGTTGTATGTACCGATTACACGTACAACGTTAATTGCATCTGGTGCATCATCAATATCAACATATGCATATGCAAGGTTCAAATCAAATCCTGTTGCAACGTTAACACCGTAACCAAGATCGAACTCGTTTACTTTACCTGCGATAGCAGAATCAGTATAACCGTATGCTGCAGAGATGTTTCCACCAAGTGCATCCATACCAGCTTTTACAACAAACTTGTCAGCATCGTAACGAAGCATGAAACCAAAGAATTGGTCAGCAAGAAGGTCAGTGTAAAGCGCTGATGTCATACCACCGAAGTTAACCATACCCATACCACCGTCATTTACAGTTGAGTATGCAGCCATAGCGTTGATTCCGCTGAAGTCAGCACTTACTTTTGCACCGAATGCAGCCATATCATCAGCAAATGCATCGCTCATCATTGTACCACCTTGGATACCTACACCGAAGTTACCTGCATCATACTGTGCATCACCCCAAAGAACAGATGCATCATCACCAAGCATATCAGCTGCATAGTAGAATGAACCTGTCAATGTCAAGTTAGCGATTGATTTGTTTTGAGCAGTAAGCATCCATACACCGTCTTTACCGTTAAGTGAGTTGAAGTCAGTCATGTTGTTCATACCAGCGAACATAGAGTTGAAGTTACCACCAGCAACCCATGCACCTACCAATGTAGTGTCTGGAAGGTCAGTGTTTACAACCAATACAGCATCGAAAGTGTTTTTGAACACGTTCCAATCTTCAGAGAATGCAAACGGAGAAAGTCCTTTTGGAAGCTCTTGACGACCTGCTTTGATTGAAGTGTTACCAAATCCGTATGTCAAATACGCTTGAGAAATCCATCCACCGTCAGTTACATCATCGATATCACCAGCCCATCCTGTACCTTGCATTACATCAGATACCAACCAGTTTTCTAGGTTAAGTGTAGAAAGACCGCTTACTTCAAATCCAGCACCGATACCAGCAACTACATCAGAGTTAGTCGCTCTTAGTTGGATACCTGCATCTGCAGCTGAAGACTCTTGATCAAATAGACTAGTTTCACCAAATGTATCTGTTGTTTGGTAGTAAACTACACCTGTTCCTGAGAATTCCCAAGATGATACCTCTGCAGGTGCTTCTACTGCTGGTTCTACTGGAGCGATATCTCCACCAGCCAAAATCATTGATGACGCTACTACTGAAAGTAATAAAGCTTTTTTCATTGTAATCTCCTTATTTTTTTGAATACTTCACATTATAGCGAACAAAATCAAACCGTGTCAATAAAAATAAACAAAAAGTTAACAAATAATAAACCGTATTCTACAAAGCCCTAATTTACGTACTTTGAGAAGGTTACAAATATGTTTTTATTAAGCAAAAAGGGGTATTTTTTTGTTGATTTTCTAAGTAATTTTAAGAAAAGTTAATGGAATTTTTAATTTATTAATAGATTTTTTATTTTGATTGATATTTAAAGGATGGTGGCGCTGGACGGAATCGAACCGCCGACACAAGGATTTTCAATCCTTTGCTCTACCGACTGAGCTACAGAGCCATCTTTTGAAGTGGGTGAAATTATAGCTATCTAAACTTAAGCATTGCTTAGTTCTAAAGCTTTTTTTCTTTATGGTACGCCCATCAGGATTCGAACCTGAGACCTTCGGTACCGCAAACCGATGCTCTATCCAGCTAAGCTATGGACGCACATTCTCATAAAGAGGATGGAATTCTATCATAATATTCTTTATTTATCAAGTAGTTTTCTACTTAATTGTTCAATAATGATTCTTGGATAGCTGACTGTTCTTTTTTGATCTTATCAAACTTTACAATGAGTTCGATCCTGTTTACAGGGATACCTAGTCTTTGGGATATCTCTTCCCTGCTTTCACCGTCCTCAATACCTGCCATCACTTCATCACTGATAGAAAAATTTTCGATCACATCTTTGACGGCAACCCTGGATGCCTCAAGATTTGCGATCGTCACATCTTTTGCTGCAAGTACCTGGTTTAGAACATCATTTTCCTTTTTAAGCTTTCTATTTACAGAGAGCAGTCCCAAAAGCACTAGAACCAAAAGTATCAATAACCCTATCACTGTATAGTCGAATATATCCATTTACATCACCTCCAAAATGATAAAAGTCAAAAAAACAAATCCTAGATAACCATTCACGGTAAAAAAGGCTCTATCTATCTTTGTAAAATCCTTACTGACAAGATAGTGTTCATATATTAACATTATAGCTGCAAAGACTATCGCAAAGACAGCAAAGAGTTCCAATTTAGCTTCTATCACAAATAGTGTCCAGAAAGTCACGGCAAACAAATGAAAGGCTCTTGCAATCCACATCGTTTTTCTCGCACCGAACTTTGAAGGGATAGAATGCAGCCCCTGTTCTTTATCAAACTCCATATCCTGCAGCGAATAGAGCAGATCAAATCCTGCTACCCAGAACATCACACCGGTAGCCAAATAAATTGACCACCAACTGATCGTCCCTGAAACAGCTACTTCTCCAGCAATCGGTGCCAATCCAAGGCTGATACCCAGGATCAAATGTGCCAAAGCCGAAAAACGTTTGAAATATGTGTAAGCACCTAGTACTACCAATATTGGAAGTGATAGCTCTAAAGCCAAGGTATTGATAAAATAGGCAACCACGATAAATGCCACTGCATTGGCAAGGATAAACCATAGCATCTGAGTTGCAGATACTCGACCATCTACAGAGGGTCTGCTCTTTGTACGCGGATTAAGGATATCAATATCTCGATCCAGATATCGGTTGACACCCATAGCATAGTTTCTTGCACTCACCGCTGCCAATGTACCAAGTAAAAGCAGTTGCCATCCAAACCATCCTTTAGCTGCAACCAGCATGGCAATAAAGATAAAAGGCAAAGAGAACACAGAGTGCTGGAACATCACCAGTTCAGACAGATCTGCAAATTTCTTTTTCATACGATGCACTATTTACTCACTAAGGGTGTGGAATTTTTAGTTTGGAGTTGAGTGACCAGGCAATGACCGCAACGAGCAGTGTAATAATATATACATTTTCTATCAGACCATTACTGTAGATCAGATACAAGATCCACAAAAGAATTGCACCTAAAGGCGTAGGAACGCCCTCAAAATACTTTGCAACTTCACCTGCATCGGTTTTAAGGTTAAACTCTACAAGTCTTCTCAGCCCCATTATGATATAGATTATAAATACAATGCCAATAATTATTTCTTGAAGGCCTGATGTAATCCCAGTACCCAATGCATAAAAAAGTAAAAATGACGGCATCACTACAAAAGATAAAAAGTCAGCAAAACTGTCAAGCTGTACGCCAAACTCCGTTGATAGTTGATATTTACGTGCAAGTTTTCCATCTATGATATCACATGCACCTGCAAACCATGCCAAAATGATCGCTGTAAAATAGTCCCCTTTAACAATAAAATAGATCGCAATGATCCCAAGTGAAATATTGGTAAAGGTTACCAAATTGGCAATGTTGAATCGGTTGTTCTTGTCAAATAAGCTCATACACACCTCAAAATAATTTGCCTCATTTTACCCTTTTTGGGGTTATGGTATGATTACACTTATGAATGAAACGATTAAACAACTAGCCCTTATTGGCCCGACTGCTTCAGGAAAAACTTCGCTTTCTATAGAAATTGCCCAGAAGATGGATGCTTGCATACTGTCACTTGACTCACTCTCTATCTATAAAGAGATCGATATTGTCTCAGCTAAGCCGAGCCGGGAAGAACGTGCCGGCATACTACATTACGGTATGGACTATCTTTCTCCCGATGAGCATTTTGATGTGACTACGTTTGTCAAGCTCTATCAAGAGGTCTATCGCCAAGCGCTTAGTGAGAATAAAAATCTTGTGATTGTCGGAGGGACCAGTTTTTATCTTAAAATGCTCATTGAAGGGATCAGCGATCTACCGGCAATCAGTGAAACTACAAAAGAAAAAACTGCATTGATGCTTCAAGAATTAAATGATGCCTATCAGTTCCTGTATGATATGGATCCATCTTATATGCAACGGATCGCAAAAAATGACAGGTATCGTATAGAAAAAGCGCTCCATATCTACTTTGAGACCGGGATGACACCATCAGAGTATTTCCATGTCAATCCGCCTACCTCTGTCATCAATGGCACTTTGCCGATCTACCAAATCGATATAGATAGAGAAATGCTTCGCAAACGTATTGCGCTCAGAACACAACTCATGCTCAAGGAGGGTCTCATCGATGAGATATGTATGCTGGAGAAAAAATATACACGTGAACCCAACTGTATGAAATCAATAGGGATCAAAGAGACCTTGGATTACCTGGATGGTGTATATAACAAACAGCTGCTCGAAGAGAAGATCACTACCAATACCGCACGCCTTGCCAAACGGCAAACTACATTTAATAACTCGCAGTTCGAAGGTGTCATTAAAGGCAATGTAGAAGAACTACAAAAGATAATTGTTCAATAAAGATTGATTGAATAGAATTAAAAAAAATTGGATAAATAGAAAATAGTAGAATGATTTAAACGTTCAGCAAAAGGCTGAACGTTCATCATTAATAACCGCTTGCGCTGATTAAGTAGTAAATACGCTCTATCAGAGGCTGAACGTAGAAGATTGCTCCTATAGTAGCAACGGTTGCAAAACCGATGATAACCATAAGTGGTCTAGAGATATTGTAATAGATCGTATCTACATCTTTCACCGGATCTTTCAAGAACATATAAACAATAAGTTTCAAGTAGTAGTATGCAGCGATCGCTGAGTTAAGACCCATTACGACTGCCAGCCAGATATATCCTGCATTGACAGCTGCTTGCATTACGTAGATTTTACCCCAGAATACCGAGAATGGTGGTACACCAGCAAGTGAAAGCATAAATAGACCCATGATCACTGCCCCGATCGGCATAATTTTGATAAATCCTGCAAATTTCTCATACGGGTGATCATATCTGTTGTTAAATCTTCTCATCTTATGACGTGAGATCCATAGCATAGAAAACGCACCAAGGTTAGTGAACATAAAGAGTGCATAGTACAAGAAGATACTTGTATTACCTTCTGTAGTATCTAGTGCCAATGCAGCCATAATGAAACCGGCATGTGAGATCGATGAGTATGCAAGCATACGCTTCACATCTTCTTGAACAAGTGCCATGACATTAGCCAGCGTCATAGTAAGTACGGCAATCACAAGAATAGTCCATCTTACCCACTCGATCCCAAGATCTATATACATTCCAAAGATTCTCATAGAAACAACCAATGCTGCAACTTTTGGAACTACTGACATATAACCGACAAGTGCTGCAGATGCACCTTCGTATACATCCGGTGCCCATGTATGGAACGGATAGAGAGAAAGTTTAAATGCAAGTGCAACCATGATTAACACAAATCCACCAAAGATCGCGATCATCAGACCTGTTTCATTCACACGTGTAGCAAGTACTTCTGCTACTTTATAAATCTCGATAGATCCGGTAAGAGCATAGATCATTGCTGAACCCATTGCAAAGAAGCCAGCTGCTAGTGCACCCATTGTGAAATACTTCACTGCCGCTTCATAAGAGTTGCTTCTGTTGTGAAGTGCGATCAATGTATAGAGTGCCAAAGATGCTGTTTCAATACCTACGAATATCAAGATCAGGTTATCTGATGCCACCATGAACTGGAATCCTGCAACCATGAACAAGAAGAGAGCGAAGAACTCAGGGTATGAATACTCGTGGAATCTTTTTGAACTCAATGCCAAAGGAATAAAGACAATCGAACCTACAATGATAAGAAACTGTGAAACGATCGAAATACCATCGATAAGCATTACATCAAAGAAACCACGCTCGTTGATATTAAGACCAACGACTGAACCAAGATCGATAAACAATACAAGTACTGTCAACATAACATACAAGGACTTGTGAAGCCCCTCTTTCAGTAGATCGATAGTTAAGATGATCAAACCACCTGCAATTGCTATAAGCATTGGAGCAAGTGTAATAAGATTTAAACTATCCCAAGTTACATTAATAGGCTCTAACATTATTTAGCCTCCTTAGTTGAATTCGCAACATGTATCATATCTTTTGCCTCTTGCGTGATCGCTTTTTCATCCATAAAGTTCAACATTGCCTTTACAGAGTTATCGATCGGATCAAGGATAGGTTTTGGATAGATACCAAGCCAGATAACGATAGCAACAAGCGGCACAAGTGACCAAGTCTCTTTTGCATCAAGATCTTTAAGGTTTTTATTCTCTTCTTTTGTTACCGGACCAAAGAAACTCTTTTTAAAGAGTGAAAGCATGTACACAGAACCAATGATGATCGATGTACCTGCAAGGATAGTCATGATCGGAGATACTTGATAGAAACCTATCAATACAAGGAACTCACCGACAAAACCGATCGTCAATGGAAGTCCTACTGAAGCCATAAGCATGATACCGAATACCACTGCATATTTTGGCATGATCGATGCAATACCACCGAACTCATCCATCATCTTCGTATGTCTTCTATCATAGATCACACCTACGAGCATGAACAGTGCACCTGAAACAATACCGTGTGAAAGCATCTGGAATACAGAACCACCGATACCTTCAGCATTCATTGCAAAAATACCGAGCATTACAATACCCATGTGTGATACTGATGAGTAAGCGATCACTTGTTTCATATCTTTCTGTGCATATGCCACCATCGCAGTATAGATTACCATGATGATTGAAAGTACTGCAATCGGTGTGATCCAGAACACTGAAGCATCCGGGAACAACGGTAGTGAGAATCTTACAAATCCGTATGTACCCATTTTAAGAAGTACAGCTGCAAGGATCACAGAACCGATCGTCGGTGCTTGACCGTGTGCATACGGAAGCCATGTATGGAATGGGAACATAGGGACTTTGATCGCAAACCCGATAAAGAAAGCAGCAAAAAGCCACATCTGATAACTTACAGGAAGAACAAGTGCATACCAGTCAGTCAGAGCAAAACTCCATACACCTGTAAGGCTGTGATATGTATATGCCATGAAAAGCATACCTACCAACATGATCAATGATCCTGCAAATGTATAAAGGAAGAACTTGATCGCTGCATAGACTCTCAAAGGCCCACCCCATGCACCGACGATATAAAGCATCGGTACAAGTGAAAGTTCCCAGAAGAGGTAGAAGATGATCGCATCCAGTGAAACGAAAACACCAACCATTGTCATCTCAAGGAAAAGGAGTGTAACGATCATGTTTTTTACATTCTCTTTTACACTCAAACTCATAATACCGATCAATGTCATCATTGTTGTCATCAAGATAATGAAAAGAGAGATACCATCAACTCCAAGGTAGTAGTTTACACCAAAATCAGGGATAACAGCGATAAGCTCTACAAACTGCATACCTGCATTGCTGCCATCAAAACTAAACCACAACCATAATGATAGGAAGAACTCAATAGCTGCTACAGTAATACCGTAAACTCTAGCACTGTCCTTGTCTATCACAAACCCTAGCAATCCTGCGATCGCTGGGAAAAATACTAATATACTTAAAATATAATCCATCTATTTTCTCCTTAACCTATCATCGACGTTACTGCAGCAGCTATCATGAGTACAACCGCACCTACAGCCATCCAATTAAGGTAATGTGACAGGTTTCCGGTCTGCATACGTCTGTTGACGTCCCCGCTTTTATAAAGGAAATGTGCAATTCCATCTACTGTTTTATCTACTATCTTCAAGTCTACTCCATGCCACAATTTCTCAGAGATCATTGCATATGGTTTAGAGATCAACTCTTCATAGAGATTTGGGATATAGTATTGGTTTGCAAGAAGCTTATAGATGAAACTGTTCTCACATTTCTCACTTCTCTCAAGTCCCTTGTTATATTTGATATACGCAAGAGCGATACCGCCTACTGCGAAGAGTGTAACGATCGCAGTAAGTAACCATACATAATGGTGTGTATGTTCACTCATATGATATGCAGGGAGAAGACTTGTTACAAACGCTTCAAATCCTCCTTTAAAGAAACCAGCGATCACTGCAAGGATTGCAAGTGGAGACATCGCGATAAGTACGAATTTATACATTTCATGCGGATGGATCTCATGATGATCATATCTCTCAGTTCCGTGGAACGTAAGGAATACTTGTCTAAAGCTGTAGAATGCTGTCATACCAGCAGTTACTACCAACATAATCCAAAGAATGTATGTTCCTTCATTAAACGCTGTCTCGATGATCGCATCTTTTGAGAAGAACCCTGCTAGAGGGAAGATACCTGCAAGTGTCAAAGAAGCTAGACCCATATAGATATATGTAGGTCTCATCACCTTCTTCAATCCACCCATCTTAAAGATATCAAGTTCATCATGCATTGCGTGCATTACGTTACCAGCACCCAGGAAGAGCAATGCTTTGAAGAATGCGTGAGCCACAAGATGGAAAAGTGCGATCCAGTATGCACCAAGACCGGCAGCAGCAAACATATAACCAAGTTGAGAAAGTGTTGAGAACGCAATGATTCTCTTAAGATCTCTGTTCACTAGTGCCATAGATGCAGCAAAGAATGCTACAAATGTACCAAGAGCAGCGATAAAGTAACTTACTTCCGGAGTCATTCCAAACAATGGGTTTGCTCTGATCACCAAGAATACACCTGCTGTTACCATCGTAGCAGCGTGGATCAATGCTGATACCGGAGTAGGACCTTCCATTGCATCTGTAAGCCATGTATGAAGCGGGAATTGAGCTGATTTACCCATTGCACCGATAAAGAGCGCAAGTGCTGCACCGTTCAAGATCCATTGATCAAGATTCGGAATAGCAGTAAATACTGCATCATACTGTAGTGATCCTACATTCCAGTAAAGAATAAAGATACCGATAAGCATACCAAGGTCAGCAATACGGTTCATGATGAACGCTTCATTTGCTGCCCATGATGGAGAAATTGACGGGTTCTGTTCTCTTGTTTGATCTGGCTTGTGGTACCAAAAACCAACAAGTAGCCAAGAACATACACCAACACCTTCCCAACCAATGAAAAGACCGGCAAAGTTATCACTCATTACAAGTACCATCATTGAGAATACGAATGCTGATAGATAAGAGAAGAATCTGTTGAATGATTTATCATGATCCATGTACCCGATCGAGTAGATGTGTACGATTGTAGAAATCAGTGTAACCATTGTCATCATTGTGACAGATACCTGGTCTACAACAAAACCGAATGGGATATAAAGGTCACCCATTCCGATCCACGGCATCATAGTAACTGCAATTGTTTGACCACTTGTGAACACTTCAATTGCAAGTGTTGACGAAGCTACAAAAGAAGCAAACAAAAGAAGTGAAGCAATGATACCAACAAAAGTCTTTCTTTGACTCATACCGAATAACGCGGCAAAAACCGAAGAGGCTAGTGGTGCAAAGAGTGCTATATATACAAATTTTTCCATCATTATCCCTTCATAGTCGCAAGATCGTCAAGATCAAGACTTCCTTGTTTTTTATACAATACGATCAAGATACCAAGTCCAACTGCAACTTCTGAAGCTGCGATCGCAATCACGAAGAAT
This is a stretch of genomic DNA from Sulfurovum zhangzhouensis. It encodes these proteins:
- a CDS encoding sigma-70 family RNA polymerase sigma factor, whose translation is MDIFDYTVIGLLILLVLVLLGLLSVNRKLKKENDVLNQVLAAKDVTIANLEASRVAVKDVIENFSISDEVMAGIEDGESREEISQRLGIPVNRIELIVKFDKIKKEQSAIQESLLNN
- the mqnP gene encoding menaquinone biosynthesis prenyltransferase MqnP, encoding MKKKFADLSELVMFQHSVFSLPFIFIAMLVAAKGWFGWQLLLLGTLAAVSARNYAMGVNRYLDRDIDILNPRTKSRPSVDGRVSATQMLWFILANAVAFIVVAYFINTLALELSLPILVVLGAYTYFKRFSALAHLILGISLGLAPIAGEVAVSGTISWWSIYLATGVMFWVAGFDLLYSLQDMEFDKEQGLHSIPSKFGARKTMWIARAFHLFAVTFWTLFVIEAKLELFAVFAIVFAAIMLIYEHYLVSKDFTKIDRAFFTVNGYLGFVFLTFIILEVM
- a CDS encoding CDP-alcohol phosphatidyltransferase family protein; protein product: MSLFDKNNRFNIANLVTFTNISLGIIAIYFIVKGDYFTAIILAWFAGACDIIDGKLARKYQLSTEFGVQLDSFADFLSFVVMPSFLLFYALGTGITSGLQEIIIGIVFIIYIIMGLRRLVEFNLKTDAGEVAKYFEGVPTPLGAILLWILYLIYSNGLIENVYIITLLVAVIAWSLNSKLKIPHP
- the miaA gene encoding tRNA (adenosine(37)-N6)-dimethylallyltransferase MiaA, giving the protein MITLMNETIKQLALIGPTASGKTSLSIEIAQKMDACILSLDSLSIYKEIDIVSAKPSREERAGILHYGMDYLSPDEHFDVTTFVKLYQEVYRQALSENKNLVIVGGTSFYLKMLIEGISDLPAISETTKEKTALMLQELNDAYQFLYDMDPSYMQRIAKNDRYRIEKALHIYFETGMTPSEYFHVNPPTSVINGTLPIYQIDIDREMLRKRIALRTQLMLKEGLIDEICMLEKKYTREPNCMKSIGIKETLDYLDGVYNKQLLEEKITTNTARLAKRQTTFNNSQFEGVIKGNVEELQKIIVQ
- the nuoN gene encoding NADH-quinone oxidoreductase subunit NuoN, with protein sequence MLEPINVTWDSLNLITLAPMLIAIAGGLIILTIDLLKEGLHKSLYVMLTVLVLFIDLGSVVGLNINERGFFDVMLIDGISIVSQFLIIVGSIVFIPLALSSKRFHEYSYPEFFALFLFMVAGFQFMVASDNLILIFVGIETASLALYTLIALHNRSNSYEAAVKYFTMGALAAGFFAMGSAMIYALTGSIEIYKVAEVLATRVNETGLMIAIFGGFVLIMVALAFKLSLYPFHTWAPDVYEGASAALVGYMSVVPKVAALVVSMRIFGMYIDLGIEWVRWTILVIAVLTMTLANVMALVQEDVKRMLAYSSISHAGFIMAALALDTTEGNTSIFLYYALFMFTNLGAFSMLWISRHKMRRFNNRYDHPYEKFAGFIKIMPIGAVIMGLFMLSLAGVPPFSVFWGKIYVMQAAVNAGYIWLAVVMGLNSAIAAYYYLKLIVYMFLKDPVKDVDTIYYNISRPLMVIIGFATVATIGAIFYVQPLIERIYYLISASGY
- a CDS encoding NADH-quinone oxidoreductase subunit M, whose product is MDYILSILVFFPAIAGLLGFVIDKDSARVYGITVAAIEFFLSLWLWFSFDGSNAGMQFVELIAVIPDFGVNYYLGVDGISLFIILMTTMMTLIGIMSLSVKENVKNMIVTLLFLEMTMVGVFVSLDAIIFYLFWELSLVPMLYIVGAWGGPLRVYAAIKFFLYTFAGSLIMLVGMLFMAYTYHSLTGVWSFALTDWYALVLPVSYQMWLFAAFFIGFAIKVPMFPFHTWLPYAHGQAPTIGSVILAAVLLKMGTYGFVRFSLPLFPDASVFWITPIAVLSIIMVIYTAMVAYAQKDMKQVIAYSSVSHMGIVMLGIFAMNAEGIGGSVFQMLSHGIVSGALFMLVGVIYDRRHTKMMDEFGGIASIMPKYAVVFGIMLMASVGLPLTIGFVGEFLVLIGFYQVSPIMTILAGTSIIIGSVYMLSLFKKSFFGPVTKEENKNLKDLDAKETWSLVPLVAIVIWLGIYPKPILDPIDNSVKAMLNFMDEKAITQEAKDMIHVANSTKEAK
- the nuoL gene encoding NADH-quinone oxidoreductase subunit L, which gives rise to MEKFVYIALFAPLASSVFAALFGMSQRKTFVGIIASLLLFASFVASSTLAIEVFTSGQTIAVTMMPWIGMGDLYIPFGFVVDQVSVTMMTMVTLISTIVHIYSIGYMDHDKSFNRFFSYLSAFVFSMMVLVMSDNFAGLFIGWEGVGVCSWLLVGFWYHKPDQTREQNPSISPSWAANEAFIMNRIADLGMLIGIFILYWNVGSLQYDAVFTAIPNLDQWILNGAALALFIGAMGKSAQFPLHTWLTDAMEGPTPVSALIHAATMVTAGVFLVIRANPLFGMTPEVSYFIAALGTFVAFFAASMALVNRDLKRIIAFSTLSQLGYMFAAAGLGAYWIALFHLVAHAFFKALLFLGAGNVMHAMHDELDIFKMGGLKKVMRPTYIYMGLASLTLAGIFPLAGFFSKDAIIETAFNEGTYILWIMLVVTAGMTAFYSFRQVFLTFHGTERYDHHEIHPHEMYKFVLIAMSPLAILAVIAGFFKGGFEAFVTSLLPAYHMSEHTHHYVWLLTAIVTLFAVGGIALAYIKYNKGLERSEKCENSFIYKLLANQYYIPNLYEELISKPYAMISEKLWHGVDLKIVDKTVDGIAHFLYKSGDVNRRMQTGNLSHYLNWMAVGAVVLMIAAAVTSMIG